From the genome of Sphingopyxis sp. DBS4:
GCCCGCGCGCGCCGTTCGTCGCGGCAGCGATTCTCGCCGCGGCGAACATGCTCTACGGCCTGATCGTCTTTCCCGAGACGCTGGACGCCGGGCGCCGCCGCGCCTTCGACTGGCGGCGCGCCAACCCGCTCGGCGCCTTCCGCACCTTGCGCGGCCTGCCGGGCATGGGTGGGGTCGCGGCGGTGCTGGTGCTGTGGCAGATCGCGAGCCTCGTCTATCCGATGACGTGGAGCTTCTATTGCATCGCGCAGCTCGGCTGGACGCCGGGGATGATCGGCGCCAGCCTGGCGGCGGTCGGGGTCGCGATCGCGCTGGGGCAGATGCTCGTCGTCGGGCCGATGGTCGCGCGCTTCGGCGAGCGCGACGCCGCGACCTTCGGCATCCTCGTCGCGGTGGCGGTCTATGTCGGCTATGCCTTCACCACCTCGACGATCGGCGCCTTCCTGCTGCTGATCCCCGTCGCGCTGCAGGCGCCGGTGCAGCCGTCGCTGATGGCGATGATGTCGCGCCGCGCAACTTCCGAAACGCAGGGCGAGGTGCAGGGGATTTCGGCGATGGCGATGGGGCTCGGCCAGCTCGCGGCGCCGATCCTGCTCACGGGGACGATGGCCTGGTTTACCGCGAAAGGCGCGCCGGTGCATTTCCCCGGCGCGGCCTTCATCGTTGCGGCGATCTTTGGCCTGCTCGCGATTGCGATGCTCCGCCGTCTGCCGCGCGCGGTGCCGGCGAGCGATCAGATGCCGCCGTCGGTCACCGCATAGCCGATCGCCTCGAACCCGGTGGTCAGCATCGCCACGCAGGCGGCGACCGAGGCGCCGTCGGTCGAACGGATGACGAAATTTGCGCCGACTTTCCCATCGCGGAAGAAGGGATAGCTGCCGATCGCGACCCCCGGATGCTCCTTTTCGCCGAGGCGGAGCAGGTCGGCGATCTCGCTTTCGGGGGCCCAGGCGCCGATCGTATGCGCGATCAGCGGCGCCCCGCCCTCGAGCTCGCCGGTCAGCGCGTCGAGCATCCCCGCGGTGATGTGCGGCACGCCCGCCATGACGAAGAGATTGCCGATGCGAATGCCGGGTGCGCCCGACATGCGGTTCGGGATCAGGTCGGCGCCGTCAGGCACGCGTGCCATGCGCAGCCGGGCCTCGGTAAGCTCGCCGCCGCGCTTGCTGTAATAGCCTTCGAGGATCGCGCGCGCCTGTGGATGGATCACGACCCCGACGCCGAGCGCCTTGGCGACCGCGTCGACGGTGATGTCGTCGTGGGTCGGGCCGATGCCGCCGGTGGTGAAGACATAGTCGTAGCGCGCGCGGATCGCGTTCAGCGCATCGACGATCTCCGCCTCGACATCGGGGACGATGCGCACTTCGCGGAGGCGAATCCCCTGCACATCGAGCCAGGTCGCGATTTGCGACACATTCTTGTCCTGCGTGCGGCCCGAGAGAATCTCGTCGCCGATCACCAGCACGGCGGCGGTCCAGATGCGTTCGTCGCTCATCGCCTTGCCTTAGCCTGCTGGCATGACAAAACAAGGGTGCTGGAAGCAGGCTATCGTTCCTGTTATGTTCCAATCCGAATCGCAACCTTGGGAGAGCCGTGATGGCCGACGAGCTGATTTTCTATACCAACCCCATGTCGCGCGGGCAGATCGTCCGCTGGATGCTCGAAGAGGTCGGCGCACCCTATGAAACGCAGATATTGGGCTATGGCACGTCGATGAAGGACGCCGCCTATCTGGCGATCAATCCGATGGGCAAGGTTCCAGCGATCGTCCACGATGGCCGCATCGTCACCGAATGCGCGGCGATCTGCGCCTATCTGGCCGATGCGTTTCCGGCCGCGGGCCTCGCACCGGCGGCAGCCGACCGCGCCGATTATTACCGCTGGATGTTCTTTGCCGCGGGACCGGTCGAGCAGGCGATCACCGCGAAATCCTTCGGCATCGAACCCGACGCCGACCAGCAGCGGAT
Proteins encoded in this window:
- a CDS encoding glutathione S-transferase family protein, which codes for MADELIFYTNPMSRGQIVRWMLEEVGAPYETQILGYGTSMKDAAYLAINPMGKVPAIVHDGRIVTECAAICAYLADAFPAAGLAPAAADRADYYRWMFFAAGPVEQAITAKSFGIEPDADQQRMAGFGSLPAVLDALEGAVAGKAFVAGDRFSAADVYVGSQIDWGLQFGTIPSRPAFEAYVAPLRERAGYKRAKAIDNALIAEMQAANPA
- a CDS encoding MFS transporter, which gives rise to MTSARTIAFIVVTIFIDAIGFGIIMPVLPQLVMEVGRIDLPHAIEVGAWIGLVMAVATFLASPLLGNLSDRFGRRRVLLLSLGGLTADYVLLTIVGTLPWLFVARALSGIFGGSYAAAQAAIADITRPEERARNFGFVGAAFGVGFVVGPAIGGFLGEFSPRAPFVAAAILAAANMLYGLIVFPETLDAGRRRAFDWRRANPLGAFRTLRGLPGMGGVAAVLVLWQIASLVYPMTWSFYCIAQLGWTPGMIGASLAAVGVAIALGQMLVVGPMVARFGERDAATFGILVAVAVYVGYAFTTSTIGAFLLLIPVALQAPVQPSLMAMMSRRATSETQGEVQGISAMAMGLGQLAAPILLTGTMAWFTAKGAPVHFPGAAFIVAAIFGLLAIAMLRRLPRAVPASDQMPPSVTA
- a CDS encoding competence/damage-inducible protein A; the protein is MSDERIWTAAVLVIGDEILSGRTQDKNVSQIATWLDVQGIRLREVRIVPDVEAEIVDALNAIRARYDYVFTTGGIGPTHDDITVDAVAKALGVGVVIHPQARAILEGYYSKRGGELTEARLRMARVPDGADLIPNRMSGAPGIRIGNLFVMAGVPHITAGMLDALTGELEGGAPLIAHTIGAWAPESEIADLLRLGEKEHPGVAIGSYPFFRDGKVGANFVIRSTDGASVAACVAMLTTGFEAIGYAVTDGGI